A region of Sulfitobacter faviae DNA encodes the following proteins:
- a CDS encoding peptidylprolyl isomerase, with the protein MAEIKDPENTILMELKGGTVAIELMPDLAPKHVERMKELARAGKYDNVAFHRVIEGFMAQTGDVANGNMEDNFNLRAAGTGGSDLPNLPAEFSKVPHARGTIGAARSANPDSANSQFFINFKDNDFLNGQYTVYGQVISGIEHVDAITRGEPPANPDRMISVKVAADA; encoded by the coding sequence ATGGCCGAGATCAAAGACCCCGAGAACACCATCCTGATGGAACTGAAAGGCGGCACCGTCGCCATCGAGTTGATGCCCGACCTTGCGCCCAAGCACGTGGAGCGGATGAAGGAACTGGCCCGCGCCGGTAAATACGACAACGTCGCCTTCCACCGCGTAATCGAAGGTTTCATGGCCCAGACTGGCGACGTGGCCAATGGCAACATGGAAGACAACTTCAACCTGCGCGCGGCGGGCACTGGCGGGTCGGACCTGCCGAACCTGCCTGCAGAATTCTCCAAGGTTCCGCACGCGCGCGGCACCATCGGTGCGGCCCGTTCGGCCAACCCCGACAGCGCCAACAGCCAGTTCTTCATCAATTTCAAGGACAATGACTTCCTCAACGGTCAATACACCGTTTACGGGCAGGTCATTTCCGGCATAGAGCATGTCGACGCAATCACCCGTGGCGAGCCGCCTGCGAACCCTGACCGCATGATCTCCGTCAAGGTGGCCGCAGATGCCTAA
- a CDS encoding phosphoglycerate kinase, with protein sequence MGWKSLDDMELDGKRVLLRVDINVPVEEGRVTDATRIERIVPTVDDILSRGGKVTLLAHFGRPKGKVVEEMSLRQVLPALEKALGRDVAFLPSLDAAGDAQADLQLMENIRFYPGEEANDEDFARQLAALGDIYCNDAFSAAHRAHASTEALARLLPACAGRLMQAELSALEAALAKPKRPVGAVVGGAKVSTKIALLENLVNRLDVLVIGGGMANTFLAALGADLGKSLEEPDYYDTAKDIMAQAEKAGCRVILPVDGLVAREFAKGAAHEVAPLGPDAKLATDQMVLDAGPETVALVETAFAELRTLIWNGPMGAFEIPPFDTATVAAAQAAAAKTREGTLTSVAGGGDTVAALNQAGVADDFTYISTAGGAFLEWMEGKTLPGVAALDGSAA encoded by the coding sequence ATGGGCTGGAAATCACTGGACGATATGGAACTGGACGGCAAGCGCGTGCTCTTGCGGGTCGACATCAACGTGCCGGTCGAAGAGGGCCGCGTCACCGATGCCACGCGGATTGAGCGGATCGTGCCCACGGTGGACGACATCCTGTCGCGCGGCGGCAAGGTGACGCTGCTGGCGCATTTCGGACGGCCCAAGGGCAAGGTCGTCGAAGAGATGAGCCTGCGCCAAGTCCTTCCCGCACTGGAAAAGGCACTGGGCCGCGACGTGGCATTCCTGCCATCGCTAGACGCCGCAGGCGACGCGCAGGCCGATCTGCAACTCATGGAAAACATCCGCTTCTACCCCGGTGAGGAGGCCAATGACGAAGATTTCGCCCGCCAATTGGCCGCGCTCGGCGATATCTATTGCAACGATGCCTTTTCTGCCGCGCACCGCGCCCATGCCTCGACCGAGGCGCTGGCGCGGCTGCTGCCCGCCTGCGCAGGGCGCTTGATGCAGGCGGAGCTCTCGGCGCTGGAGGCGGCACTGGCCAAGCCCAAGCGCCCGGTGGGCGCTGTCGTGGGCGGGGCCAAAGTCTCGACCAAGATCGCGCTTTTGGAAAACCTCGTGAACCGGCTCGACGTCTTGGTCATCGGCGGCGGCATGGCGAACACCTTCCTCGCCGCACTCGGGGCCGATCTGGGCAAATCGTTGGAAGAGCCGGACTACTACGACACGGCCAAGGACATCATGGCGCAGGCCGAAAAGGCAGGCTGCCGGGTCATCCTGCCAGTCGACGGTCTGGTCGCGCGGGAGTTCGCCAAGGGTGCGGCCCATGAGGTCGCCCCGCTTGGCCCTGATGCGAAACTCGCGACAGATCAGATGGTGCTCGACGCGGGCCCCGAGACCGTTGCATTGGTCGAGACGGCCTTCGCCGAGTTGCGCACCCTGATCTGGAATGGCCCCATGGGAGCCTTTGAAATCCCGCCCTTCGACACCGCCACCGTCGCCGCGGCCCAAGCCGCCGCCGCCAAGACCCGCGAGGGCACGCTGACCTCCGTCGCCGGGGGCGGTGACACGGTCGCGGCGCTGAACCAAGCGGGCGTGGCGGATGATTTCACCTATATCTCCACCGCCGGGGGCGCCTTCCTTGAATGGATGGAAGGCAAGACCCTGCCCGGCGTGGCCGCATTGGATGGGTCGGCTGCGTAG
- a CDS encoding FtsB family cell division protein has product MTRNTRPAFGTLLFFAIAFALSLYFTFAAVQGDFGLFRRTEIVAENQKLSDRLAEVRAEVARMENLTRRLSDDYLDLDLLDERARKVLGMVRTDEIVIR; this is encoded by the coding sequence ATGACACGCAACACCCGTCCGGCTTTCGGCACATTGCTGTTCTTCGCAATCGCTTTCGCGCTGAGCCTGTATTTCACCTTCGCCGCCGTGCAGGGGGATTTCGGCCTGTTCCGCCGGACCGAGATCGTGGCCGAGAACCAAAAGCTGAGCGACCGTCTGGCCGAGGTCCGCGCCGAGGTGGCCCGGATGGAGAACCTGACCCGCCGCCTGTCGGACGACTACCTCGACCTTGATCTTCTGGACGAACGCGCGCGCAAGGTGCTGGGCATGGTCCGCACCGATGAGATCGTCATTCGCTAA